The genomic window GAGCAAATCAATGGCACTATGGTTCGGGAAGTCCGAGTTAGTGAGGGGCGAGCAGCAGAGCCAAGTTTAGTGATTATTGATAGCCAGTCGGTAAAACTAGGTCAAAAAAGGGGGAGGAACAAGGCAATGATTGCAACAAGAAGATAAAAGGAAGAAAACGTCATATTGTGGTGGACGTGCTGGGAATGGTATTAGGCTGTTACGTCACTTCTGCTAATACTGCCGATGTCAAAGCGGCTCCGGCGGTGTTGGTTTGGGTGCTGGATTATGTTTAAACGAATTGTTAAAGTGCTAGCCGACCGAGGCTATTAAGGCACTTTAGGGGGGTTAATTAAAACTTTCTTTGCTCCCCAATAGCAGCAGGTTGTCGCCCTTGATTAGTCAGCGTCCAACTGATGCTAAAGGGTTTCAGGTAGAACGAAAACGATGGATTGTCGAACGGACTTGGACTTGGCTGGACAATGCTCGAATTTTGACTCGTGACTATGAATGGTTGCCGGAAAATCATCAGGATATGATTTATATCGTCATGATCCGATTAATGCTCCGCAGGCTCACAAAAAATCGACGAACTTGGGAATCTAAAATTAGTTAACTAACATTTACAAACACTTTCTAACTTAAACGCAAATTAATCTTGAAGCTTATTTTTGCAAGAGGTCTATTTAATAACTTTGAACTTTGTTTGCGTTCAAATCAGAACTTAACTTGACTTTTGCAACAGGTCTACTGAAAGTAGATAGATTTTGATCAACGCTAAACTTGTAAAGGCGGGAAAAATCAGTTGTTAATGAATAGCACAACCCACTCGCAAGGTAGATTGTGCCAAAAAACCTTAAATAATTCTTTTCTATTATTGCTTATAATGCGATCGCCCTTTCTTAATCAATTCTTAAATATTTACAAAATATTTAATCACCTTTCACTTATAAAGACATTTTCTCTATTGATTTGCAATGTATCTAAACCCTTGCCCACAAAAGAATCTAGCATTAATTGAGATAACAAAAGTAACTCATCGATTAGCATAAATAACTTCGCCCATTAGCAATTGTGAATGTACAATAAAGTAAACAAATATTAATATTTCTCACAATAGGACAAAAGTATATCATGCGTGTAATCCTGATGACAGGTAAAGGCGGAGTTGGCAAAACCTCTGTAGCGGCGGCTACAGGGCTACGTTGTGCAGAGCTTGGCTACCGTACACTGGTATTAAGTACCGACCCCGCGCACTCTTTAGCAGATAGTTTTGACTTAGAATTAGGACACGAAGCGCAACAAATCCGCCCTAATCTCTGGGGAGCAGAATTAGACGCTTTAATGGAGCTAGAAGGCAACTGGGGAGCGGTAAAGCGCTACATTACCCAAGTATTGCAAGCTCGTGGTTTAGACGGCATTCAAGCGGAAGAATTGGCAATTTTGCCAGGGATGGATGAAATTTTTGGTTTAGTCCGGATGAAACGCCACTACGACGAAGGCGAATTTGATGTACTAATTATTGATTCTGCGCCCACCGGAACAGCTTTGCGGTTGTTAAGCTTACCGGAAGTTGGCGGCTGGTATATGCGCCGCTTTTACAAACCATTTCAAAATATATCTGTAGCCTTAAGACCACTTGTAGAACCATTTTTTAGACCCATAGCCGGGTTTTCTTTGCCCAATAAAGAAGTAATGGATGCTCCTTACGAATTTTACGAACAAATCGAGGCTTTAGAAAAAGTATTAACCGACAATACGCAAACTTCTGTAAGGTTAGTTACCAACCCGGAAAAAATGGTAATTAAAGAATCTTTACGCGCCCATGCTTACTTAAGTTTGTACAATGTAGCAACAGATTTAGTAGTAGCAAATAGAATTATTCCCGCCGAAGTTCAAGATCCATTCTTTAAACGTTGGAAAGAAAATCAAGAACAATATCGCCAAGAAATTCACGAAAATTTCCACCCTTTACCCGTAAAAGAAGTTCCTTTATATTCCGAGGAAATGTGCGGTTTGGCAGCATTAGAAAGGTTGAAAGATACTTTATACGACAACGAAGATCCAACGCAGGTTTATTATAAAGAAACCACCTTAAGAGTTGTTAGAGAAGAAAATCAATACAGCTTAGAACTTTACTTACCGGGTATTCCTAAAGACCAAGTTCAGTTAAATAAAACAGGTGACGAGCTAAACATTACTATTGGCAATCATCGGCGGAATTTAGTTTTGCCTCAAGCTTTAGCAGCGTTGCAACCTGCGGGAGCAAAAATGGAAGAAGATTACTTAAAAATTCGTTTTGCTTAAAGGTTTGATTTTTTAACTTTGGCGATCGCACTTCTTCAATCCAAGCATCCCTTGCTAGAAAATGCGAAATCTTTTATTTTGAGGAGAGCGCATTATTATACCGATGCGTTGAGCTATGGCGATCAATTAAAATAGTTTCAATCAGCCTGAAAGAGGAGCTATGGCAAAAACATTTACGATTACTCTACCAGATGATTTGGAGCAAGCATTGACCGCCCAAGCAGAACGCTTGAACCAGTCTCCAGAGGAAATTGTTTTACAAGTAATATCACAGCAGTTAACAACCTTACTGCCATCTAACTCAGTACCACAAGTAGAAACAGACCCACTTTTAAGACTAATTGGTTCTCTCACTATAGACGTTCCTGATTTAGCAGAAAATCACGATTACTATATTGGACAAGCTCTGTGTCAGGAGCTAAAAGGGAATGAGTAATTTGTTTGTTGATACGTCAGGTTGGGCAAGTCTTTTTGTTAATACTCAACCTTACTATCCACAAGCAGAGCGGTATTTTCGTTTAGCTGTTCAACAACAGGAAATCATTTATACAACAAATTATATAATTACTGAATTGGTAGCATTACTAAACAGCCCACTGCGAGTTGATCGCTTACGGATCTTTGAAATTGTTGATGCGATTAAAACAGTGGCTTATGTTGAGGTGATTCATATTGATGATGAGACTGATGCTCTGGCTTGGAAACTATGCAAAAGTAGAGTAGACAAAGCTTGGTCGTTAGTTGACTGTACATCCTTCGTTGTGATGAAACAGAAAAGTTGTCAAGAAGCGTTGACCACTGACCGACATTTTGAGCAAGCGGGTTTTGTCCGTTTACTCAAGTAACTCTCACCAAGGGCGATCGCTAAACAATTGGCTAGAGAATGCGATCGCACTTCCTCAAAATAATCATCCACTGCTAGGCAAATTGATAGAGAGTGCGATCGCATTTATTCGGAGAATTTGTCAATGGTTTAACAAAGATTATTTCTGTCCGTTAAGTTTTTCACATCTTTGGCAATCAAGTTTCAGGCAGGCGTTTGATTCTATAGGGATATAATTTTATTAATATCTAGCCATAGTGCGTAGCCTTATGAGCCAAATTTTGACTCTAGAGTTAAATGATAAAGTTTTCGCTGCTATTCAAAAGCAGGCACAGAATATTGGTATTCCTCCAGAAAGCCTAGCAGCAAATCTTCTAGAACAGAAGTTGTCCCAGATTGATAATTTTTTGCTGACAGAAACAGAAAAACAGAGCAGACGAGCAAAATTCGAGCGTCATTTTGGAACACTCGATTTTGGTTGTATCGTAGATTTAGATAATTAAAGCATTGATGCGGATTTAGCAAAAGAGTATTCCAGCACCCATGAAGAAGGGTAATGTTGCTCGATACTTCTGGTTTGCTTTGTTTGCATTACAAAACTGAGCCGCTTCACACTCAAGCTCTTAGTGAATATAAAAAAGCCCTATTTTTATTGACGCATAATTATATTATTGCTGAGTACGTTGCATTAGCAAATGCTCGGCGTTTTCCTCGCTCGTCTGTCCTTACCTTTGTAGTTGATTTGCTAGATAACCCAGCTATAGAAACAATCTGGATCGATGAGCCGTTACACCGAGAAGCAGTGGAGCTATTGACAGTAAGGCAAGATAAAACTTATTCTTTGTGTGATTCAGTTAGCTTTGTTTTGATGCGTCAGCGAGGAATGACTAAAGCTTTGACTACTGACCGACACTTTGAACAAAAAGGTTTTACTCGTTTGCTGCAACCAGAAACCTAGCCACTGTTTTATCGAGTAAGATTAAAAGTTTTTTACTTGCGATCGCATTCCTCAAGGCAATCTGTAAATTGATAGGAAGTGCGATCGCTTTTAATTGTCTAGATATCCACCAAAGCCTATGTTATGTTATCGATAGGTATAAATAAAAAGCTATGACTGCCTTAGTAAAAGAACTTTTAAATACCTTTGACCAATTGACAGACTCCGAACAGTTAGATTTGGTAGTAGAGATTCTAAAGCGAACCAGTGACTTAAATTTTCCGCCTTTGTCTGACGAAGATTTAGTTATAAATGCTGAAGGGCTTTTTCTAGAGTTGGACGAGCAAGAAGCTTTGTATGAGTAATCCCGATCGCGGTGAAGTTTGGCTCGTCGATTTGGGTTATGTAGCGAAAGTCAGACCATGCTTAGTAATTAGTATTGCTGCTCTCTATCAAGATCGTGCATTAGCTACTCTAATTCCACATACAACCAGCCCACGCAGTTCAAGGTTTGAAGTGCAAGTCAAAGCTAAATTCCTTAGAGCAGGAGTTTTTGATGTCCAAAATATTATCACAATTCCTCACGTCAAGCTTTTACGCAAATTGGGAACCCTGACATCTGAGCAAATGGTAGAAATTGAGGAAATACTACTATTTTGGCTAGGGTTTGAAGCAAACAATACTGAAGAAGATGAAGATTAATTGGTGTGGCGTTACGATCGCTTCATAACACAAAGCTCCTATAGATTGTCGGCGAAAGTTTAAAATGATTATGTCCCGAAACCAAGAGAAGCATCGCCGTATGGAAGTTCGGCGAGATATAGGAAATCGTCAAGTTGGGTCAACTTCTCAATTTTCCACAGGTTATTTCTATCCGTATTTAATCGCTCATGCCTGTTTCAGTTGTCAAAAAAGTTTTAAGTTAAGTTGCGAGAAAGAGCATATTTGTCCAGAATGCGGCGGGACAGTTTATTTAATGGGACGTGCGTTTAAAGCTCCAAAACGCCGTGATGACGAGCAGTGGAGGAAAGTACAAAAGTTATATGCTTTGGGATTTCGATTTTATAGCTATGGTGGAGAATATGAGCCGCTTCCAAAACGTCTGCGAGAGGTAGATAATTTTGTTTTGAGTTATCCAGGTCATGAACTTCGAGTTGCAGAGTTAGATTTATTGCTACTTCAAGCTTGAAGTAATGCGTTAAGTCTGACAGATGTTAATTTATCGAGTAAAGCTGCCTTTTTATCATTTTGAATAACTTATGTCTTCGGCTGCCATAAATACAATTGTTGAGATACTCGAATTTTTACCTGATGATTTGCAAAAGCAAGTTGCGGAGCATATTTGTGAATACATTGCCGATTTAGAAGACGAAGCACGGTGGAATTTTTTATTTAAAAAGTCACAAAATAGTTTAGTTGCTGCCGCCAGACAAGCAAAACAAGAAATCGCCGAAGGTCGATCAATGCCGATGGATTACGACCAGCTAAAGTAAGGTGGCTATGTTTGTTTCAAAATTCTCTACTGAAGATTGGCAAGGAAATCAAAATAAAGGTTACGTGCAGCTAGTTAAAGAATGGCAAGAAATTGAAAAGGCGATCGCGCAATTAGATGGGCATTACAAAACTTTAGTTACTTTGGAAACAGACGGTGAAACCCACATGGCTATCGGTGGGGGGAAAAATAAATATGTGGTGTATTTAACCTTTGATAACGAGCAGTTTTATTACATTGTTGAGCCGTCAAAGTCAGAGGCTGAGGAAAATTTAACTGTTGGCGGACAAGAAGGCGCTTATCCTGCCAAACTATGTATTGATATAAATACTGCACTTAAAGCGGCTAAAACCTTTGCAGAAATTGGGGTTATGGAAAAGTCAGTTATCTGGGAGTCTGATGGAGTTGTAGCAACAGTCTAATAATGAAAGTGGTGCGGGTGGTTGACACAAATAACCGTTTTTCTAGTTTTGGCTTCAAAATTTGTAGCGCCCATCGGGGTTACTCAAGCCTGATAAAATAAGCTTTGCCTATATTAATAACTTGAGACAATGAACCCAGACGCAACCACCACTGGCGCAGATGCAATTGATGAAGCGATCGCATCCGGCAACGATTTTGATGGTTCTCCCATTCCCCAAGCCAAACTAGGCTTGTATCATCAAGTAATGGGGTTGGAAGCCGAAAGACAACGCAGTGGCGTATCTAATACGATGCGATCGCGCATTGTCCGCATTGGTGCAAAGCACATTCCCCAAGCTGAACTTAACCAAATGCTAATAGATGCCGACTTTGCACCCCTAAAAGATAAAGAAATTGCTTTTTACTATAGCGGTAAATAGCTAGTTTTGTTTTATTTTTGCTAGACTACCCTCTACATTACTCACAGGAGCTACATTTATGACAATGGATCGATTACTACAACGCGCTTTTGATTGTGCTTCCGTACTCAAAGTTATTAGCGGCTTAAATAACTTTAATAGCGATCGCGTCGCTGCAACCATTAGAGCCGCCGAGCTTGGTGGGGCTACTTTTGTGGATATTGCTGCCGATCCTAATTTAGTTGCTTTAGCTAAACAGTTGACAAATTTACCAGTTTGTGTATCTGCCGTAGAGCCAGAATTGTTTGTACAAGCAGTAGCGGCGGGTGCAGACTTAATTGAAATTGGTAACTTTGATAGTTTTTACGCTCAAGGGCGACGTTTTGAAGCGGTGGAAGTATTGGCTTTAACTTATCAAACCCGTAGCCTTTTACCCGATATTACTTTATCTGTAACTGTTCCCCACATTTTAGCGTTGGACTTACAAGTTCAACTAGCCGAAGACTTGGTTAAAGCCGGAGCCGATATTATTCAAACTGAAGGTGGAACTAGCACTAACCCCTTGCATGGTGGGACTTTAGGACTGATTGAAAAAGCTGCTCCTACCTTAGCCGCCGCCTATGAAATTTCTCGCGCTGTAACTGTTCCCGTACTGTGCGCTAGTGGCATATCTAGCGTTACTGCACCACTTGCGATCGCATCGGGAGCAGCCGGAGTCGGCGTTGGTTCGGCAATTAACCAACTAAATAGCGAAGTTGCCATGATTGCCGCCGTTCGTAGTTTGGTAGAATCCTTAGTTGGTAATCGTCGCCGGATTTTTGCCTAAAAATTATTAGA from Synechocystis sp. PCC 7509 includes these protein-coding regions:
- a CDS encoding transposase; this encodes MISQRPTDAKGFQVERKRWIVERTWTWLDNARILTRDYEWLPENHQDMIYIVMIRLMLRRLTKNRRTWESKIS
- a CDS encoding TRC40/GET3/ArsA family transport-energizing ATPase encodes the protein MRVILMTGKGGVGKTSVAAATGLRCAELGYRTLVLSTDPAHSLADSFDLELGHEAQQIRPNLWGAELDALMELEGNWGAVKRYITQVLQARGLDGIQAEELAILPGMDEIFGLVRMKRHYDEGEFDVLIIDSAPTGTALRLLSLPEVGGWYMRRFYKPFQNISVALRPLVEPFFRPIAGFSLPNKEVMDAPYEFYEQIEALEKVLTDNTQTSVRLVTNPEKMVIKESLRAHAYLSLYNVATDLVVANRIIPAEVQDPFFKRWKENQEQYRQEIHENFHPLPVKEVPLYSEEMCGLAALERLKDTLYDNEDPTQVYYKETTLRVVREENQYSLELYLPGIPKDQVQLNKTGDELNITIGNHRRNLVLPQALAALQPAGAKMEEDYLKIRFA
- a CDS encoding type II toxin-antitoxin system VapC family toxin; the protein is MSNLFVDTSGWASLFVNTQPYYPQAERYFRLAVQQQEIIYTTNYIITELVALLNSPLRVDRLRIFEIVDAIKTVAYVEVIHIDDETDALAWKLCKSRVDKAWSLVDCTSFVVMKQKSCQEALTTDRHFEQAGFVRLLK
- a CDS encoding type II toxin-antitoxin system VapC family toxin; this translates as MLLDTSGLLCLHYKTEPLHTQALSEYKKALFLLTHNYIIAEYVALANARRFPRSSVLTFVVDLLDNPAIETIWIDEPLHREAVELLTVRQDKTYSLCDSVSFVLMRQRGMTKALTTDRHFEQKGFTRLLQPET
- a CDS encoding type II toxin-antitoxin system PemK/MazF family toxin; this translates as MSNPDRGEVWLVDLGYVAKVRPCLVISIAALYQDRALATLIPHTTSPRSSRFEVQVKAKFLRAGVFDVQNIITIPHVKLLRKLGTLTSEQMVEIEEILLFWLGFEANNTEEDED
- a CDS encoding Imm1 family immunity protein, yielding MFVSKFSTEDWQGNQNKGYVQLVKEWQEIEKAIAQLDGHYKTLVTLETDGETHMAIGGGKNKYVVYLTFDNEQFYYIVEPSKSEAEENLTVGGQEGAYPAKLCIDINTALKAAKTFAEIGVMEKSVIWESDGVVATV
- a CDS encoding small RNA NsiR4-regulated ssr1528 family protein, translating into MNPDATTTGADAIDEAIASGNDFDGSPIPQAKLGLYHQVMGLEAERQRSGVSNTMRSRIVRIGAKHIPQAELNQMLIDADFAPLKDKEIAFYYSGK
- a CDS encoding DUF561 domain-containing protein, with product MTMDRLLQRAFDCASVLKVISGLNNFNSDRVAATIRAAELGGATFVDIAADPNLVALAKQLTNLPVCVSAVEPELFVQAVAAGADLIEIGNFDSFYAQGRRFEAVEVLALTYQTRSLLPDITLSVTVPHILALDLQVQLAEDLVKAGADIIQTEGGTSTNPLHGGTLGLIEKAAPTLAAAYEISRAVTVPVLCASGISSVTAPLAIASGAAGVGVGSAINQLNSEVAMIAAVRSLVESLVGNRRRIFA